A single region of the Micropterus dolomieu isolate WLL.071019.BEF.003 ecotype Adirondacks linkage group LG18, ASM2129224v1, whole genome shotgun sequence genome encodes:
- the LOC123987235 gene encoding dickkopf-related protein 2-like, whose protein sequence is MSSHLVLMVCLTLALALCSRGGEARVRLNAIRTVILTEGHALPVNRSAWEPNLDLTLYQCMSDLECSEGSYCHAPAKGPAHSRCQSCRRRKRRCLRDSMCCPGNRCNNNICVPEVDSFVSERIPDSDGRISPLSKKKGWRKRGKLDVKGTSGKGQVGDPCLRTSDCSSGLCCARHFWARICKPVLREGQVCTRHRQKGNQGLELFQRCPCGDGFSCRTLQELSGQPSISSSSSSSSSSLLAAAAKSKFAASSSSSHHSSPQTSLLSSSSKSSSAVAKARLHVCQKN, encoded by the exons atgAGCAGTCACTTGGTGCTGATGGTGTGTCTCACGCTCGCGCTGGCGTTGTGTTCCCGCGGCGGGGAGGCGCGAGTCAGACTGAACGCCATCAGGACGGTGATCCTGACGGAGGGCCACGCGCTGCCAGTGAACAGGAGCGCGTGGGAGCCAAACTTAGACCTGacg CTCTACCAGTGCATGAGCGACCTGGAGTGCAGCGAGGGCAGCTACTGCCACGCCCCCGCCAAAGGCCCCGCCCACTCGCGCTGTCAGAGCTGCCGCAGGAGGAAGAGGCGCTGCCTTAGGGACAGCATGTGTTGCCCGGGCAACCGCTGCAACAACA ATATCTGTGTTCCCGAAGTGGATAGTTTTGTGTCTGAGAGGATCCCAGACTCGGATGGAAGGATCAGTCCTCTGTCTAAAAAGaaaggatggaggaagagggggaagCTGGACGTCAAAGGGACATCCGGTAAAG GTCAGGTCGGAGATCCCTGTCTACGCACCTCAGACTGTTCAAGTGGTTTGTGCTGCGCCCGTCACTTCTGGGCTCGCATCTGCAAGCCGGTGTTGCGGGAGGGACAGGTTTGCACGCGACACCGCCAGAAGGGGAATCAAGGCCTGGAGCTGTTCCAGCGCTGCCCCTGCGGTGATGGATTTAGCTGCCGAACGCTGCAAGAGCTCAGTGGCCAGCCTTCAAtatcctcgtcctcgtcctcatCCTCGTCATCACTGCTGGCGGCAGCGGCAAAATCCAAGTTTGCAGCGTCCTCTTCCTCATCTCACCACTCCTCTCCCCAGACATCGCTGCTGTCTTCATCCTCAAAGTCGTCGTCAGCGGTGGCAAAGGCGAGACTTCACGTGTGCCAGAAAAACTGA